The Moorella glycerini genomic interval AAATGCGCGAGCGCCTGGGGGACGAGCGGGTACTCCTGGGGGGTGAGCGCAATGCTTTAAAAATACCGGGCTTTGACCTGGGCAATTCACCCCTGGAGTATACCACCGAAATTGTTGCCGGCAAAAGGTTGATTATAACTACTACCAACGGCACCAGGGCCATTCGCCGGGCAGCAGGCGGCCGCCTGGTTTTTCTGGGCGCCATGATCAACGCTCCGGCGGTAGCCGGACTGGCTGCCACGGCAGGGTCTGATATAACCATTATTTGCGCCGGTACCAGGGATCGTTTCTCCCTGGAAGATTTTTTGACGGCCGGGTTACTGGTTGACCAGCTTGCGGGCCAGGGAGAATTTGTCTTGCGCGACGGCGCCCTGGCAGCCCGGGACTATTATTACTGCCACCGGGCTGACCCGGCGGCAGCCCTGCAGGCTAGCTTTCATGGCCGGCTCCTGGCCGACCTGGGACTGGAAGCTGATGTAGAATTCTGTTCCCGGGTGGGTGCGACAGATGTAGTTCCGGTGTATAGTGGTGGTATTATTAAAAAGGCCAGCTAACGTCATTTGTGGCGTTCTTGTCCCGGCAGCCATGGCATATATATGGTACAGGATGGCTGGTACAAGGGGCGTATTCAATGAGCGCAACAACGGCAATCCTGTTACTACTCATGTTGCTGGGCATCCTGGGCCGCTCTAACGTTATCGCAGCCGCTGCTGCTATTCTTTTACTGCTCCAGTTTACTAACCTGCAAAGAATCTATCCTTTCCTTGAACGCCGGGCCCTGGAGGCCGGCCTTATTTTTCTGGTGGTTTCCGTACTGGTGCCCTTCGCTTCCGGCCGGGTATCAGCCCGGGATATGCTGGCCTCCTTTGTTTCCGTACCCGGGATTATAGCCGTCGCCAGCGGGATTATTGCCACCCATATGAACTGCCAGGGCCTGGAATTGCTCCAGCGTTTTCCCCAGATGATGATTGGTATGGTTATAGGTTCCATTATCGGCGTAGCCTTTTTCGGTGGTATTCCCGTGGGGCCCCTCATGGCCGGCGGTATTGCCGCCCTGCTGGTAAACCTGCTGGCCTGGTTGCGCTAAAATTTTTTATAACCAGCAGGATTTTTAAATTCTAGCGAGAATAAAATATAACAGTATCAAGAGTTTATACCCCTAGAGGGTACCTTTACACTATTTACCAGCTTATAAGAGGATAAAAGGGGGGATGGTACGGGGGGATTTTTCCTATCGTCTTTCCGACCAATAAATTTCTTGTGGAAGGGACGAAAGTATGGCCAAGCTGTTAGAGTATCAAGGCAAGGAATGGCTGCGCAAGGCCGGCATTCCGGTTCCTGTGGGCCGGGCGGCATCCTCGCCGGAAGAAGCGGAACAGATTGCCGCGGAGATCGGCAAGCCCGTAGCAGTAAAGGCCCAGGTGCAGGCCGGCGGCAGGGGCAAGTCAGGGGCGGTAAAACTGGTTGACACCCCGGCAGAAGCCCGGGCGGCAGCAGCATCTATTCTTGGTACGGTGATTAAAGGCTATCCAGTACGCAAAGTCCTGGTGGAAGAGAAGCTGGCTATCGCCCGGGAATTTTACGTGACGATTATTGTTAATTCCGCCCGCAATGCCCGCTGCCCCATGATGATGTTCAGCACCGAGGGCGGCATGGATATTGAAAGTGTTCCGGAAGAGAAGATTTTTAAGCTGCTCATTTCGCCCTTAAACGGCCTCGAAACTTATGACGCCGTTGACATGCTGGTGAAGGCCGGCATCCCCAATGACCAGCTGATGAATTTTGCCAACGTGCTGGTCAAGTTGTGGCACGCTTATAAAAAATACGATTGCTTTACCCTGGAAATTAACCCGCTGGTCTTAACCGCTAACGGGGAACTGGTGGCGGCCGACTGCAAGATGGAGGTTGACAACAGCAGCGTTTACCGTCACCCGGAAATGGGTATTGAAATTGCCAGGGATTTCCCCCACGAGCCCACCGAACTGGATCGTATTGGCTGGGGCATTGAGAAGACCGACACTCGCGGTTCCGGTTTTGTCATGAGCATGGGCTTTGACGAGAAGAGCCCGGGTTATATCGGCTACCACCCCATCGGTGGCGGGTCGGCCATGATGGGCATGGATGCCCTGAACAAAGTCAACCTGAAGCCGGCGAACTACGCTGATACCAGCGGCAACCCGGTTGCTTCCAAGGTGTACCGGGTAGCCAAGGTAGTGCTCTCCCAGCCCAACATTGACGGCTACCTGCTGGGTGGCTTTATGATGGCCAACCAGGAACAATGGCACCACGCCCACGCCGTCGTGAAGGCCCTGCGGGAAGTCCTGCCCAAGAAACCTGGCCTGCCCTGCGTCTTGTTGCTCTGCGGTAACAAGGAAGAAGAATCCCTCGCCATTTTACGCGAAGGGTTAAGCAATGTCGAGGGAGCTACCAGGGTGGAGATCTACGGCCGGGAACATGTTACCGATACCGATTTTATCGGGCAACGATTACTGGCCCTAGTCAAAGAATATCAAGCCGAGAAGCGAAAGTAGGGTGGAACCAGTGCTCGAATTCTGGGAAAGAACAATTAAAGTCACCATCGACACCAGCAAGTGCAGCGAGTGTGAAACAAAGGCCTGCATCGACGCATGCAAGAAGTTTGCCCGGGGGATGCTGCAGCTCAAGGACGGCGTACCCTCGGTGGCCCATTTGAGTGAAGATGAAGTCCAGCGCCGGGGAACAGAATGCCTTGCCTGCGAGTATGAATGCTGGTTCCGCGGCAAGAGCGCCATTAAAATTGACGTTCCCATTGAAGGACTGGATGAGTACCTGCGCAAGCGGGACCTGCTGGAAGATAATACCATGCAGTAATAGGAAAAGGATAAAGAGGGATAAGCATGGGGATTTTAATTGATAAAAACACCAAGGTCATTGTCCAGGGGATTACCGGCAGGGAAGGTTCCCTCCGGGCCAAGTATATGAAGGATTACGGCACCAGGGTTGTGGCCGGGACAAGCCCCGGTAAAGGGGGTGAAGAGGTAGCGGGTATTCCTGTCTATCATACCGTCAAGCAGGCCGTGGCCGAACACGGGGAAATTGACTTCAGCGTTATCTTCGTCCCCGGCCGGGCTTTGAAAACGGCGGTTAAAGAGGCCGCCGACGCCGGGGTTAAAAATATCGTCCCCTGTGTAGAATCAGTACCCATCCACGACATTATGGAAATGGTGGAGTACTGCAAGCTGAAGGGGACCAGGCTCATCGGCCCGGGCTCCATCGGCATCATTACGCCCGGGGAGGCGGTGGTCGGCTGGCTGGGCGGCAATGTCGAATGGGCCAACTCCTTCTTCAGGCCGGGACCCATAGGTGTTTTCTCCCGCAGCGGCGGCCAGTCAGGAACTATTCCCTGGATCCTCAAGGAAAACGGTTACGGCGTCAGTACCGTCGTCCACACGGGTACGGAACCTGTCCTGGGGACTTCCTTCGCCGACCTGCTACCCCTTTTCGAAGAAGATCCCCAGACGGAAGCCGTAGCCGTATTCTCCGAGATTGGCGGCACCCAGGAAGAAGAATGCGCGGAAGTAATTGCTGCGGGTAAATTCACCAAACCCTTTGTAATCTATGTGGCAGGGGCCTGGGCACCGGAAGGCCAGCGCTTCTCCCACGCTTCCAGCATCGTGGAAAGGGGCCGCGGTTCGGCCAAGAGCAAGATGGAAGCCATCCAGAAAGCCGGTGGCTATGTGGCTATGAGCCCGAATGATATCCCGCGTATCCTCAAGAACGTACTCAAACATTAGGAACAGGAGGAGCGATAAGCCATGCCCGTAATGCGTTCTGTCCTTTATGTCCCTGGCAATAATCCCAAGATGATTGCCAAGGCGCCTACCTTCCCCGCCGACATAATCACCCTGGACCTGGAAGATTCGGTGCCACCGGCGGAGAAGGAAAATGCGCGGAACCTTATCCGCGAGAACCTTAAGGCTGTTGGTGCTAATGGCTCTGAGGTATACGTACGCATCAATAACTGGGAAACCGAGATGACCAATGACGACCTGGAGGCCATTGTCTATGAGGGCCTGCAGGGGGTTACCCTGGCCAAGTGCGGGCATCCGGACCACGTCAAGCGCCTGGACTGGAAATTGGAAGAATTGGAACGGCGCCGCGGCCTGCCCATAGGGAGCATCAAGGTGTCTCTCCTGCTGGAAACCGCTAAAGGTATTATCCATGCCTATGAGTCCTGCATCGCCAGCCCGCGGGTGGTTAGTGCCATCTTCGGTGCGGTGGACTATTGCAAGGACATGCGGGTCAAATTGACCTCCGAGGGCAAGGAGCAGGAATACGCCCGTGCCCATATGGCAGTTGCCGCCCGGGCGGCCGGGGTAGTTGCCATTGACTGCCCGTTTGTCGCTTACCAGGATATGGAAGCTTTCGAGAAGAGTGTGCTCCAGGGCCGGCAGATGGGTTATGAAGGCAGGATGCTGATCCATCCCAGCCAGGTTGAACCCGCCAACCGCCTCTATTCACCGGATCCCGCTGATGTAGAATGGGCCCGCGGTGTTGTTAAAGCCTTTGAAGAAGAAGCCATTGCTAAAGGCAAAGCAGCTATTTCCTACCAGGGCAAGATGGTGGACACTCCTGTATATCTCAACGCCAAGGATATCTTGAGCGCCTACGAAGAGATCCAGGCTAAAGATGCCGCCAGGAAGAACGCGTAAAGAGCTAGGTGTATGGCTGGCAGCTTTTTAAAAAAGCTGCCAGCCGGTTCAACCATTAGACCATCACGCCAGTGGCGCTTCCCCTTACCCCCTGGTCCCTTGTTTCTACCTTTTACGCAAAGGAGGTATACCATAATGAATATTCAGGAAAGAGCCCTTGAACTTCACAAAGAGTGGCAGGGTAAGATTGAAGTATGCAGCAGGGTACCTGTGCGGGACCGCATGGATTTATCCCTCGCGTACACCCCCGGAGTTGCCGAACCCTGCAAGGAGATTCACAAAGACCCCAAACTTGTAGACGTATATACACGCCGCTGGAATATGGTAGCAGTAGTATCCGACGGCTCGGCGGTCCTCGGCCTCGGTAACATTGGCGCCCGGGCGGCCATGCCTGTCATGGAAGGGAAAAGCCTGCTTTTTAAAACCTTTGCCGGCGTCGATGCCTTCCCCATCTGCATCGATTCCCAGGATGTAGACGAGATTGTCAGGACAGTCCAGCTCCTGACCCCCACCTTCGGCGGCGTCAACCTGGAGGATATTGCCGCGCCCCGCTGTTTCGAAATCGAGCGGCGCCTCAAGGAAACCACCGACATCCCCATCTTCCATGACGACCAGCACGGCACGGCTGTGGTAGTATTGAGCGGCATCATTAACGCCTGTAAGATTACCAAGCGGGAACTTAACGACCTGCAGGTAGTTATCAACGGCGCCGGCGCGGCCGGTATCGCCACCGCCAAACTCCTCCTCAGTGTAGGCGTCAAAGACGTGATCCTCTGCGATTCCAGGGGTATTGTCTGCTCCAAGCGCCAGGACCTAAACCAGGAAAAACGGGAGATGCTTAAGATCACGAATAAAGAGGACCGCTGCGGCACCCTGGCCGATGCCATGGTGGGGGCCAACTGCTTCATCGGTGTTTCTGTAAAGGACGCCGTTACCCAGGATATGGTCCGCTCCATGGGTAAAGACTCCATCATTTTTGCCATGGCCAACCCTGTTCCGGAAATCTATCCCGACAAGGCCCGGGAAGCCGGCGCTGCCGTGGTGGGTACGGGCCGGAGCGACTTCCCCAACCAAGTAAATAATGTCCTCGGCTTCCCCGGCATCTTCCGCGGTGCCCTGGACGTGAAGGCTTCAGACATCAATGAACCCATGAAGATTGCCGCCGCCCATGCCCTGGCCAACCTGGTAGGCGACAGGCTCTCACCCGATTTCGTCATGCCCGAGGCCTTTGACCTCCGGGTGGCACCGGCGGTGGCGGCAGCTGTGGCTAAAGCCGCCATCGAGAGCGGCGTGGCCCGCGAGCCCAAGGACCCCGAGTGGGTGAAGAAACATACGGAAGAGCTTATTGGTGTCGCGAAGTAGAATAGCGTTTACAGGAACCTGCGCCAAGATACTGCAGGCGAAACTTTTAAGCGCGTGGTCAGGAAATATAACGAGCCGGCTGGATGCCCTATCCAGGCGGCTTTTTTCTGGCATAGCATAACCCCCTTGCCTGCCGGGCACAATAACATAAAAAAGGCAGGTGCAGCAAACTGGTTAACCGCATCGACTCTCCTGGCTGGCCCCGGGAAGCGCCGGAACCCAACAGCGTGCCCCATCCCGAGACCTCACCACCGGAATTCCCAATGGAAGTAGAACCGGTAACTGATCCCCCGCAGGGGGATTTTCTGTTATAATAAGCATATAGCTGGTCAATACTCCCAGTTGCTGTTATAATGGTAACATATGGAATAAGGAGGAGGAAAAATGGCCGCACGCACCAAGGTTACCTTACCCCAGCTCCGGGCCATGAAAGAGCGGGGTGAGAAGATTACCATGGTAACCGCTTATGATTACCCTTCAGCGTTGCTGGCTGACCGGGCCGGCATGGACATGCTCCTGGTGGGCGATTCCCTGGGCATGGTGGTCCTGGGTTACCAAAGTACAGTACCCGTAACTATGGATGAGATGGTGCACCATACCCGCGCCGTCATGCGGGCCAACCCGGCAGCCCTGGTAGTGGCCGACCTGCCCTTCCTTTCCTACCAGGCCAGTGTCCAGGACGCCGTTTATAATGCCGGCCGCCTGGTTAAAGAGGGCGGGGCCGATGCCGTCAAGCTGGAAGGGGGCCGGGCTATGATACCCATGGTCCGGGCTATAGTCGATGCCGGCATCCCGGTCATGGGCCACCTGGGGTTAACCCCCCAATCGGTAGTCCAGCTGGGCGGCTACCGCGTCCAGGGCCGGGAGGCAGCCGTGGCCGATAGAATTACTGCCGATGCCGCGGACCTGGTGGAGGCCGGCATCTTCTCCCTGGTACTGGAATGTGTACCGGTAGATCTGGCCCGGCGGATAACGGCTGAATTACCGGTACCAACCATTGGCATTGGTGCCGGGCCTGATTGTGACGGCCAGGTGCTGGTTTACCATGACCTCCTGGGCCTCTTTGACCGCTTCCAGCCCAAATTTGTCAAGCGCTATGTCAACCTGGGTGAAGCCATCGTCAAGGCCCTTGAAGATTACCGGGAAGAGGTCCGCCAGGGGAAATTCCCCGGTGAAGAACACAGTTTCCGGTAAAAGACCCTCATACCGCTAACGCGACACATTAGAAGGATGAAAATAACGGGCTGGCATTTGTTTGGAGCGAGCGACTTGGTCCGAGCGGTTGAGCAGCCTTGGCGAAGCCGAGGAGCGAGGTCGGGGCCGAGGACAGGATGTCCGAGGCCGGATTCTAAAGGCAAGGATGCCGAATAGGCCGGGAACCCCGCCTTAAGGCCTGGCTGAACCGTAGGCTGAACCGCGAGGACCAGGGAGCGAGTATGGAGGGACGCTGTTAGTTGCTCAATTACCTGGACCTGCTCTTGCTTCTACTCCTGGCCCTGGGCGCCTGGCGGGGTTACCGCCTGGGTTTTGTTAACCTGGTAGCCGGCTGGATCAGCTACCTGGTGGCAGGTCTGGCGGCAGCCCTGTATGCCCGGCCCCTGGCCGCAGCCCTGGACCAGGCCTGGCATTTAACCAGTCGCTGGGGTAACGGGCTTGCTCCCCTCTTACCATTACCACGACCGGTTCTCAGCCAGCCCCTGGGTACGGCGGCCACCAGGCAGCTGGAAATCCTTTTAAACGGCACGCCCTTACCGGGTATGATAAAACAGAGCCTGCTGGAGGGCCTGGAGAAGGTTTCCGGAGGTACGGTGGGCCAGGTCCTGGCCGGGCAGCTGGTCTTCCTGGGCCTGGAATTAATAACCCTGGTGGTCCTGTTTTACGGCAGTTTATTTCTTTTACGCCGCCTGGCTCGCTGGGGCACCATGGGGATCAACATGGCACCTGCTGGCCTGGTAAACCGGGGACTGGGCCTGGCCCTGGGCCTCTTGGGGCAGGTCTTCTGGCTGGCCCTGCTGGTAGGGATGCTGCGCTCCCTCCTGGCCCTACCGGCCATGACGGCGGCACCAGGTTTTGTACCCCTGGCCCGGCAGCTCTATAACTCCGGGATGGCCTTCCAGCTGGGCAATTTTTATGACTGGCTGGCCGGATTGTTGCATACCCTAATCTAGGGGGTCGGCAAGAAGAAGCTATCAAGACACCTATACCGCTGGCGTTGCACCAGCAGAAGGATGAAAATAACGGGCTGGCATTTGTTTGGAGCGAGCAAAAACAATGCCAGCCTAGAGCAAAGTTATTTTCAGGGTAGAAGTATCTCCAGGTTGACAAAAAAGGAGGAATTGCGTAATGGTAGAAAAAGAAGAAAGCAGGGGCAAAAAACTACAAAAAGAACTGGCCCTACCCCAAAAGAGTGCCTGGGAGCGTTTGGAAGGGGATACCAGGGAAAAGGTTTTTGCCTTTGCCGAGGGGTATAAAACATTTTTAAGCCGGGCTAAAACTGAACGGGAAGCCGTCCGTGCCGCCCTGGAAGCCGCCCGGGGGCGCGGTTTTGTTTCCCTGGCTGACCTGCCTCCCGGCCGGGGGTTAAATCCCGGGAGCCGCTTTTACCTGGAATGGCGGGGTAAAGTCCTGCTCATGGGCATAATGGGAACGGCCGACCTGGCCGAAGGTATAAGGCTGGTGGGGGCTCATGTTGATGCGCCACGCCTGGACCTGAAACCCATGCCCCTCTATGAAAAAGACGGCCTGGCCATGTTCAAAACCCACTATTACGGCGGCATCAAGAAATACCAGTGGACGGCCCTCCCCCTGGCCCTGCACGGGGTGATTATGTTACGGGACGGTCGCCGGGTGGAAGTGGTAATCGGTGAAGACAGCGCCGATCCCATTTTCACCGTAAGTGATTTATTACCTCACCTGGCCAAGGAGCAGATGAAAAAGAACATGGAAGAAGCCTTGAGCGGGGACGATTTAAACCTGGTGGTAGGCAGCATACCCTATCCCGGCGAAGACGATCTAAAAGATAAAATTCGCCTGGCCATTCTCCAGCTGTTAAATGAGCGTTACGGCCTGGTGGAAGAGGACCTGATCACGGCGGAGCTGGAACTGGTGCCGGCCGGGCCGGCCCGGGACCTGGGTTTTGACCGTTCCCTGGTAGGAGGTTACGGCCAGGACGACCGGGTCTGCGGCTACACGGCCCTGCAGGCTATCCTGGACCTGGAGGTGCCCCGCCATACGGCCCTGGTGCTCCTGGTAGATAAAGAAGAAATCGGCAGTACAGGTAATACCGGCGCCCATTCCCGCCTCCTGGAATATGCCATAACTGAACTGGCGTCCCGTGTGGGTACCACAAGCATTGTCCATGTGGGCCGGATTATGGCCAATTCCCAGGCCATTTCCGCTGACGTCACCGCCGGCGTCGATCCCACCTATGAAAATGTCTTCGATATGCATAATGCCTCCCGCCTGGGGTACGGCGTAGTTTTAAACAAGTACTCCGGTTCCCGGGGCAAATACGACGCCAATGACGCCAGTGCCGAGTTTATGGGCCGGCTGCGGGACATTTTCAACCAGAACCAGGTTATCTGGCAGAGCGGCGAAATGGGCAAGGTTGATGCCGGCGGCGGCGGGACCATCGCCAAGTTCCTGGCCTACTTTGGCCTGGATGTGGCCGATTGCGGCCCGGCCCTCCTCTCCATGCACGCTCCCCTGGAGATAGCCAGTAAGGTGGATATTTATATGGCCTACCGGGCCTACAAGGCTTTTCTTGCCAGTTAAGGATTTTTAAGCAGGAAAAGCAAAACCTTATGGAGAAAAAGTATATAAAAAGCCCTGGTACCTTGAGAGCGGATGGGCGCCAGGCGCTTTTCTTTTAAAAGGGAGGTTGACACGGTGGAAAAAATAGTAGATGCCCGCGGGCTGGCCTGCCCGCAACCGGTTATCCAGACCAAAAAGGCCCTGGAAACTTTGGAGCCGGATGGCGAGGTAGTTACCATTGTCGACAACGAGGTGGCCCGGGATAATGTTTTAAAGCTGGCGCGGAGCCTGGAGTGTGAGACCAGCGTCAGGGAACAGGGAAGTGAGTACTATATCCATATTCGCAAGGAAAGCATACCGGCTACCCAGTTAAGCGTTAATCCGGGCCAGGTATTACTGGTAACCTCGGCCAACCTGGGCCGCGGTTCCGAAGAACTGGGGAGCATCCTCATGCGCAGCTTCTTTTACAGCTTGGGTGAAACGGAAGTGCTGCCCCGACGGGTACTCTTTATCAACAGTGGTGTCCAGCTCTGCTGCCAGGGTTCACCGGTGCTGGACAGCCTGCTAACCCTGGAGCAAAAGGGAGTGGAAATCCTGGCCTGCGGCACCTGCCTGGACTATTACCACCTGAAGGAAAAATTGTGTGCCGGTAGCGTTACCAATATGTATACCATTATTGAGCACCTCATGGCTGCGGAAAAGGTAATTACCCTCTAGGGGAGTGGTGACTTTGCTCTGGCAGCGCCGGCGTTACCAGGACGAGCAGCGCCTTTCAGCAGCCCTGGCAGGTTGCCGGGGCAAGATAGCTAAAGGTTTGCGACGGGAGTTGTGCCGGCTGGACGCCCTGGCCCTGGCCCGGCTCCTTGCCGGCCTCTGGCCGCGCCTGGAGGAAGCTACTCGTGAGCAGCTGGCGGCTCTGGCGGAGGAAGAAGGTTACATTGACGCGTGGCTGCGGGCCCTGGAACAGGGAAAAGCCGGCGAGAAAGCTGCGGCGGCCACCATCCTGGGCGAGATGGGAGTTAGACGTGCCCTTGGCCCTCTCCTGGCGGCCATGGGGGACCGGGATGAAGGCGTCCAGATGGCAGCAACTGCGGCCCTTACCCGTTTACGTGACCGGCGTTGCCTGGAACCGTTGCTTGCAGCCCTGGCGGAACCCCGGCGCTGGCCACCGGCGCGGGTGGCCGAAGTGTTGCTGGCCTTAGGAACAGCCAGCATCCCGCCTTTACTGGATCTCCTGGCCCGGGGGCCGGAAGATATTTCCTTACGGGTGATAAATATCCTGGGCCTCTTTGAGGATGGCCGGGTCCTGCCGGCCCTGGAGCACTGCCTTGCGAATGGGACCGCTGCCGTGCGCAGAGCAGCAGCCATGGCCCTTGGAGAAACAGGCTGCGACCAGGCCGCCGGAAGTTTAAAGAAGGCCCTGGCCGACCCGGTGGCCGCAGTGCGAGCCGCCGCCGTCCGTTCCCTGGGGAGGTTAAAGTGCCGGGAGGCAGGGGACCTGCTTAAAGGTT includes:
- the panB gene encoding 3-methyl-2-oxobutanoate hydroxymethyltransferase, with amino-acid sequence MAARTKVTLPQLRAMKERGEKITMVTAYDYPSALLADRAGMDMLLVGDSLGMVVLGYQSTVPVTMDEMVHHTRAVMRANPAALVVADLPFLSYQASVQDAVYNAGRLVKEGGADAVKLEGGRAMIPMVRAIVDAGIPVMGHLGLTPQSVVQLGGYRVQGREAAVADRITADAADLVEAGIFSLVLECVPVDLARRITAELPVPTIGIGAGPDCDGQVLVYHDLLGLFDRFQPKFVKRYVNLGEAIVKALEDYREEVRQGKFPGEEHSFR
- a CDS encoding ATP-grasp domain-containing protein encodes the protein MAKLLEYQGKEWLRKAGIPVPVGRAASSPEEAEQIAAEIGKPVAVKAQVQAGGRGKSGAVKLVDTPAEARAAAASILGTVIKGYPVRKVLVEEKLAIAREFYVTIIVNSARNARCPMMMFSTEGGMDIESVPEEKIFKLLISPLNGLETYDAVDMLVKAGIPNDQLMNFANVLVKLWHAYKKYDCFTLEINPLVLTANGELVAADCKMEVDNSSVYRHPEMGIEIARDFPHEPTELDRIGWGIEKTDTRGSGFVMSMGFDEKSPGYIGYHPIGGGSAMMGMDALNKVNLKPANYADTSGNPVASKVYRVAKVVLSQPNIDGYLLGGFMMANQEQWHHAHAVVKALREVLPKKPGLPCVLLLCGNKEEESLAILREGLSNVEGATRVEIYGREHVTDTDFIGQRLLALVKEYQAEKRK
- a CDS encoding succinate--CoA ligase subunit alpha; its protein translation is MGILIDKNTKVIVQGITGREGSLRAKYMKDYGTRVVAGTSPGKGGEEVAGIPVYHTVKQAVAEHGEIDFSVIFVPGRALKTAVKEAADAGVKNIVPCVESVPIHDIMEMVEYCKLKGTRLIGPGSIGIITPGEAVVGWLGGNVEWANSFFRPGPIGVFSRSGGQSGTIPWILKENGYGVSTVVHTGTEPVLGTSFADLLPLFEEDPQTEAVAVFSEIGGTQEEECAEVIAAGKFTKPFVIYVAGAWAPEGQRFSHASSIVERGRGSAKSKMEAIQKAGGYVAMSPNDIPRILKNVLKH
- a CDS encoding aminopeptidase, with product MVEKEESRGKKLQKELALPQKSAWERLEGDTREKVFAFAEGYKTFLSRAKTEREAVRAALEAARGRGFVSLADLPPGRGLNPGSRFYLEWRGKVLLMGIMGTADLAEGIRLVGAHVDAPRLDLKPMPLYEKDGLAMFKTHYYGGIKKYQWTALPLALHGVIMLRDGRRVEVVIGEDSADPIFTVSDLLPHLAKEQMKKNMEEALSGDDLNLVVGSIPYPGEDDLKDKIRLAILQLLNERYGLVEEDLITAELELVPAGPARDLGFDRSLVGGYGQDDRVCGYTALQAILDLEVPRHTALVLLVDKEEIGSTGNTGAHSRLLEYAITELASRVGTTSIVHVGRIMANSQAISADVTAGVDPTYENVFDMHNASRLGYGVVLNKYSGSRGKYDANDASAEFMGRLRDIFNQNQVIWQSGEMGKVDAGGGGTIAKFLAYFGLDVADCGPALLSMHAPLEIASKVDIYMAYRAYKAFLAS
- the yedF gene encoding sulfurtransferase-like selenium metabolism protein YedF; this translates as MEKIVDARGLACPQPVIQTKKALETLEPDGEVVTIVDNEVARDNVLKLARSLECETSVREQGSEYYIHIRKESIPATQLSVNPGQVLLVTSANLGRGSEELGSILMRSFFYSLGETEVLPRRVLFINSGVQLCCQGSPVLDSLLTLEQKGVEILACGTCLDYYHLKEKLCAGSVTNMYTIIEHLMAAEKVITL
- a CDS encoding NAD(P)-dependent malic enzyme — protein: MNIQERALELHKEWQGKIEVCSRVPVRDRMDLSLAYTPGVAEPCKEIHKDPKLVDVYTRRWNMVAVVSDGSAVLGLGNIGARAAMPVMEGKSLLFKTFAGVDAFPICIDSQDVDEIVRTVQLLTPTFGGVNLEDIAAPRCFEIERRLKETTDIPIFHDDQHGTAVVVLSGIINACKITKRELNDLQVVINGAGAAGIATAKLLLSVGVKDVILCDSRGIVCSKRQDLNQEKREMLKITNKEDRCGTLADAMVGANCFIGVSVKDAVTQDMVRSMGKDSIIFAMANPVPEIYPDKAREAGAAVVGTGRSDFPNQVNNVLGFPGIFRGALDVKASDINEPMKIAAAHALANLVGDRLSPDFVMPEAFDLRVAPAVAAAVAKAAIESGVAREPKDPEWVKKHTEELIGVAK
- a CDS encoding HpcH/HpaI aldolase/citrate lyase family protein, with the protein product MPVMRSVLYVPGNNPKMIAKAPTFPADIITLDLEDSVPPAEKENARNLIRENLKAVGANGSEVYVRINNWETEMTNDDLEAIVYEGLQGVTLAKCGHPDHVKRLDWKLEELERRRGLPIGSIKVSLLLETAKGIIHAYESCIASPRVVSAIFGAVDYCKDMRVKLTSEGKEQEYARAHMAVAARAAGVVAIDCPFVAYQDMEAFEKSVLQGRQMGYEGRMLIHPSQVEPANRLYSPDPADVEWARGVVKAFEEEAIAKGKAAISYQGKMVDTPVYLNAKDILSAYEEIQAKDAARKNA
- a CDS encoding CvpA family protein translates to MLNYLDLLLLLLLALGAWRGYRLGFVNLVAGWISYLVAGLAAALYARPLAAALDQAWHLTSRWGNGLAPLLPLPRPVLSQPLGTAATRQLEILLNGTPLPGMIKQSLLEGLEKVSGGTVGQVLAGQLVFLGLELITLVVLFYGSLFLLRRLARWGTMGINMAPAGLVNRGLGLALGLLGQVFWLALLVGMLRSLLALPAMTAAPGFVPLARQLYNSGMAFQLGNFYDWLAGLLHTLI
- a CDS encoding 2-phosphosulfolactate phosphatase; protein product: MSLEIDVFATLNGIPDEAINNKAVIVIDALRATTTITVALAAGCLEVIPVLTPEEAIEMRERLGDERVLLGGERNALKIPGFDLGNSPLEYTTEIVAGKRLIITTTNGTRAIRRAAGGRLVFLGAMINAPAVAGLAATAGSDITIICAGTRDRFSLEDFLTAGLLVDQLAGQGEFVLRDGALAARDYYYCHRADPAAALQASFHGRLLADLGLEADVEFCSRVGATDVVPVYSGGIIKKAS
- a CDS encoding DUF441 domain-containing protein → MSATTAILLLLMLLGILGRSNVIAAAAAILLLLQFTNLQRIYPFLERRALEAGLIFLVVSVLVPFASGRVSARDMLASFVSVPGIIAVASGIIATHMNCQGLELLQRFPQMMIGMVIGSIIGVAFFGGIPVGPLMAGGIAALLVNLLAWLR